CTTTACATGTATATTCGGctatataagaatattttatatgttatttgtcCAAAATAAACCTAGCATATAGAtatgaaaatatcatatttataatagaagaaattcATAAACGTATTATACTTGCTACATATTCCAATTAATTACAAAGACCTCAAGAGTATAAATACCTCAACAGCTCATGTTTTTAGCATTATTAAGGCTTCTGAATTCTTTCTCTGTATCTCGCTGTCTCTATATATCTCGCTCATTATAATTCTCTACTTCCAAGCGGGGGTATATGGAGTTGCACCTAATTACCaccttcaatttttaattttaaagtcatattacaaatttcattaCCGAGCCGTACATCATATTCATCTTCATTACTCATCTTTTacagttttatttaatttgaatactttatcatatatttcttaatatttattctcttattaaacaaaattcacaaaacaaataacgaatttctcaatttttctcATTGAGTGTAtcattgaatttaattttgcaACTACATTCTAACACTTCGTTTTTATATAAACTACAAGTGTCTCCGATCTCAATATTTTTGGTCAAGATGGATACACTACTAAACAAAAGTCCCTTctgatatttaaaatacatttgaagTTTAGAAATTTACTTTGGTATTGGCTACGctaataataaatgattttgaaaagcttttgaccaaattaaataatacattaataactaataaataaaataatgactaGCATTTCATTTATAAGGACAAATAATTTCCATTTACCATTATTTAACcgataaatttcaataaattattttaatacatctgTCTCATCcaactttaaattatattaaccaTTTCAGAATAAAACCATTCAAGATTTAAAATCTTTTGTTGCATTGTGCATTAAAGTGACCTACTTTCAAACCTCATTATTATGCCACACTCTCTCCTCTCATGACACCATTCTTAAAATCTTTCACTTTCTGTTTCtttgaaaatacaaaatctttttctttgagAATACAAAAGTCAACTTTATTAAGACTATTTAAtctatataaatgttataaaataaaacgaTATTAAAAAACTTTCTTCGACTATAAATCCCCCCGCACACACAGTTTCACACCATCACAACAACATATCCAACACTACCATGAAACGATCCACAAGGAAGCCTGTGGGAAGGCCCCCAGGGTCCAAGAATAAGTCAAGCTCCAGCACTCAACCAGTGTCCCGACCTCTGGAGCCCTCCATGAAGGTCTTTTCTTTTAGGGTACCCCCAAACAAGGACATCATGGAGTTCATCTTGAACATTGCTCATAATGGTCATGTCAGTGTGGCCATCATTAGTGCCTCTGGCACAGTCAACAATGTGACCCTTCAAAACTCAACCATGCAGCATGGTCCCTTCACTTTGCTCTCCCTTGCTGGTTCCTACTTATACAACAACCTCTATACCCTTTACCCTGGAGCCACCCCTCCCTTTCCCCTATCTTTCACCATCAACCTCTCAACCCCTAATGGCCACATATTCGGAGGTGTCATTAGTGGTAGCGTCATTGCCCGTCAAGATGTTAAACTCACCGTCTCGACCTTCAAGAACAGTGGTATCCTCAAGTTTCCTCCAGATCTCGATAACAATCAAAACAATAACATCAGCACTTCCACCAAAAACAACACTGAATGATGTCGAAGTGACTACATAGGAACGATGACGACAAAAACATGAACTCAAGGAAGACCTTGTTTTGTTGTAGTGTGTCGTATGAGTGGAATTAGGCGACGGTTCTCTATAATTTGTTTCCGTGTGTTGTTTCTGTTGGGTGAAAAGTTAAGCACCAATTTAATTATCTGTTCTAaatgatgtttattttttttattagaaatttctttctttttaatttatttaattctctTTCTGCGATTTCTGTGTAAAGAATGTGAAATCTGAAAACCAAAGATCTTCTGTAAAGGTGAAAGTTCAGAATCTTTTGATAAAGATTAGGTTTGGAATTTGTGATGGAAACCTAGTGTTTTGATAGAACAATCAAGAGTGATGATGCAATGAATTAAATAAGGGAAGATATGGTTCTGATGATGGTTACAATCTGTGTCATTATAGCTAAAATCGAAATTTTGAAAATCGTAACATCTTATTATTTAAAGGGCAataataacacatttttttataacattttgactgatgttattttttttattaaattagaatattatcaacataataacaaataaataagaaactaatggaaaaataatatgtatacTGTATTAAAATGTTGATAAAAAATCTTAgtcaaaatattctttttctatattttatgaGTCTTTTCAGTTTTctaactataattttaattctaactACTTAGC
Above is a genomic segment from Vigna radiata var. radiata cultivar VC1973A chromosome 10, Vradiata_ver6, whole genome shotgun sequence containing:
- the LOC106774653 gene encoding AT-hook motif nuclear-localized protein 17-like, yielding MKRSTRKPVGRPPGSKNKSSSSTQPVSRPLEPSMKVFSFRVPPNKDIMEFILNIAHNGHVSVAIISASGTVNNVTLQNSTMQHGPFTLLSLAGSYLYNNLYTLYPGATPPFPLSFTINLSTPNGHIFGGVISGSVIARQDVKLTVSTFKNSGILKFPPDLDNNQNNNISTSTKNNTE